ACTGCCTCTTTTGAAATATGATGTGTAAAACTATTAATAGTAGGGGAAGATTAGAATGGATGATGTAAAGGAAAAAAGAATATATGAAGCACTAATAAAATCGTGGTCGATTGAAACGAGTTCAAAGTGGACAATTGAAAACCCAGCAAAGGGACAATGTGGTGTTACAGCTCTTGTCGTTCAAGACATATACGGAGGAGAAATTAAAAAGACAAAAGTAAGAGAGGTATGGCACTTTTATAACTTTATAGATGGGCAGAGATTTGATTTTACAGAGACTCAATTCAATGGGAAATTGAATTATATGGATGAAAAGTCAAATCGGGAAGAAGCATTTGCAGATACAAATGAAAAGCAATATAACATTTTGAAGGGAAAAATAACGAAAGAATTAAAATTATCTTTTGACTCTTAATCTTTAATAAGTTACTATAATGGTGGTAACTTATTAAAGGGAACTTCATAGAGTTGAAAGGGGAAATACTTTTGAAAACAACTTATGTAAACGCTACAATTGTAACGATGAATGAACAAAACGAAGTGATAGAAAATGGATATATCATTGTAGAAAATGATCAAATTATAGATGTAAAGAGCGGAGAATTCGCTAATGATTTTGAAGTAGATGAAGTAATTGACATGAAAGGAAAGTGGGTTTTACCAGGGCTTGTAAACACACATACACACGTTGTAATGAGTCTCTTAAGAGGTATTGGCGATGATATGTTATTACAACCATGGCTGGAGACGAGAATTTGGCCACTTGAAAGTCAGTTTACTCCAGAGCTTGCGGTTGCTAGTACGGAATTAGGATTACTTGAAATGGTGAAAAGTGGTACAACATCATTCTCTGACATGTTTAATCCAATTGGAGTAGATCAAGACGCAATTATGGAAACGGTATCAAGGAGCGGGATGCGAGCTGCTGTTTCAAGGACTTTATTTAGCTTCGGAACGAAAGACGATGAAAAGAAAGCGATTGAAGAAGCTGAGAAATATGTGAAGCGTTACTATAACGAAAGTGACATGTTAACTACGATGGTTGCACCACATAGTCCATATACATGTAGTACAGAATTGTTAGAAGAGTGCGCACGGATTGCAGTAGAGAATCAAACGATGGTTCATATCCATCTTTCTGAAACAGAGCGTGAAGTACGTGATATTGAAGCACAATATGGAAAACGTCCAGTAGAATATGCAGCGAGCTGCGGATTGTTTAAACGCCCAACAGTTATTGCACACGGTGTAGTATTAAATGATGATGAGCGTGCATTTTTAGCAGAACATGATGTTCGAGTAGCACATAACCCAAATAGTAATTTAAAACTAGGTTCTGGTATAGCGAATGTAAAAGCGATGCTAGAAGCAGGAATAAAAGTAGGAATTGCAACAGATAGTGTTGCATCTAACAATAATTTAGACATGTTTGAAGAAATGCGCATAGCGACTTTATTACAAAAAGGTATTCACCAAGATGCAACAGCATTACCAGTTGAAACAGCTCTTTCTCTTGCGACAAAAGGAGCTGCGGAAGTAATCGGGATGAAACAAACAGGGTCACTAGAAGCTGGTAAGTGTGCTGATTTTATTACGATTGACCCGTCTAATAAGCCGCATTTACAACCAGCGGATGAAGTGTTATCACACCTTGTATATGCTGCTAGTGGAAAAGATATAAGCGATGTAATTATTAACGGAAAACATGTCGTTTGGAATGGCGAATGTAAAACGTTAGATGAAGAGCGTATTATATTTGAAGCAAGTCGTTATAAACGAGGTTTGCAAAGATAGATAATTATGTGGCAGTTGAAAAAGCTATCCTTTTAAAAGGATAGCTTTTTTCTTGAACGAATAAATATTCAAAAGAATGTCGCATCTTTCTGTTAGTATTTCTGCTATAATATATTACGCTTTATAATATTTTATATTTAAGGAGAACAACTCATGAAGCGAAAAAAGAGCCATTTAATGGTAATGGCACTTGTTACATCTTTATTATTAACAGCTTGTAATAATAAAGCGAATAAAAGTGATACAGAGGTTAAAAAACAAGTGTTAAATGTAACAGTATCAGAAGAAATTCCTTCTCTGGACACTGCGAAAACAATGGATGGTACATCAGCCCACGTTATGCAGAATATATTTGAGGGGTTATATGTATTAAATGATCAAGATCAGCCTATTCCAGCAGTAGCAAGATCGTGTAAAAGAAGTGAAGATGGTAAGAAATATACATTTGATTTGCGTAAAGATGCAAAATGGTCAAATGGAGACAGTGTGACAGCAAATGATTTTATATTTGCATGGAAACGTGCAATTAATCCTGAAACGGCATCTCAATATGCATACATGCTCTTTTATGTGAAAAATGCGAAAGAGATTAATAAGGGAACAATGCCTCTTGATGCACTTGGGGTTAAAGCAATAAATAATTATACGTTAGAAGTTGAACTCGAACAGCCAGTTCCGTATTTTTTACAGTTGTTAGCACTACCTATATACTTACCACAGCATGAATCATTTTTGAACGAACAAGGAAACAATTATGCATTGGAACCTAGTAATCTCATATATAACGGTCCATTTGTATTAGAAAAATGGAAGCATGAACAAGAGTTTCAATTAAAG
This DNA window, taken from Bacillus cereus ATCC 14579, encodes the following:
- a CDS encoding bifunctional S-methyl-5'-thioadenosine deaminase/S-adenosylhomocysteine deaminase, coding for MKGEILLKTTYVNATIVTMNEQNEVIENGYIIVENDQIIDVKSGEFANDFEVDEVIDMKGKWVLPGLVNTHTHVVMSLLRGIGDDMLLQPWLETRIWPLESQFTPELAVASTELGLLEMVKSGTTSFSDMFNPIGVDQDAIMETVSRSGMRAAVSRTLFSFGTKDDEKKAIEEAEKYVKRYYNESDMLTTMVAPHSPYTCSTELLEECARIAVENQTMVHIHLSETEREVRDIEAQYGKRPVEYAASCGLFKRPTVIAHGVVLNDDERAFLAEHDVRVAHNPNSNLKLGSGIANVKAMLEAGIKVGIATDSVASNNNLDMFEEMRIATLLQKGIHQDATALPVETALSLATKGAAEVIGMKQTGSLEAGKCADFITIDPSNKPHLQPADEVLSHLVYAASGKDISDVIINGKHVVWNGECKTLDEERIIFEASRYKRGLQR
- a CDS encoding YunG family protein; translation: MDDVKEKRIYEALIKSWSIETSSKWTIENPAKGQCGVTALVVQDIYGGEIKKTKVREVWHFYNFIDGQRFDFTETQFNGKLNYMDEKSNREEAFADTNEKQYNILKGKITKELKLSFDS